A region from the Anaerolineae bacterium genome encodes:
- the murJ gene encoding murein biosynthesis integral membrane protein MurJ codes for MSELARSSVIASRPTAGELARSASILALGSVASRALGLARETLIAHRFGATGPVSAFRLASRVPIMIYDLLIGGMLSAALVPVLSDYARPERRCELWPAASAVLSLLGALLTSLVITLELFAPQVAWLLGGGFDAELLAVLIRSLRILVPAVFFLGMAGGVTSVLYALQRFTAPAFSGVMFNLGIVVAVLVLAGRLDVYSISTGVLLGSLGQLAIQIPALRGAQLRFVLGWQHPAVQRVVRLYLPIALGMVISQIQVTIDGNLASRTGPQSVAWMQNATTLIQFPHGLVAVAISLASLPSLSQLAAAANWGDYRRTLGRALRLLVYLIVPAAVGLWVLATPIVRLIFEHGAFQPADTAAVVAALRLYLLGLIFAAVDWPLNYAFYARQDTLTPAVVGVVSVGVYLAVALALLQPMGYLGLVLADSAKHFAHALTMGVLLRRQVGGLDGEGLGRTAFRSAIAAVLMGLMAWQVSLRLGAWLPVGTLVGELAVVVITAGLAVGVYGLVTTALRMEEAQLVWGEITDQLTKAFRLGTGGDQ; via the coding sequence GTGAGCGAGCTGGCCAGGTCATCTGTTATTGCCTCGCGGCCCACCGCCGGCGAGCTTGCCCGCTCCGCTAGCATATTGGCGCTGGGCAGCGTGGCCAGCCGAGCGCTAGGTTTGGCGCGGGAGACCCTCATCGCTCATCGGTTTGGGGCGACGGGGCCGGTGAGCGCGTTCCGCCTGGCTAGCCGCGTGCCAATCATGATCTACGATCTCCTGATCGGAGGCATGTTGAGCGCAGCGCTAGTGCCGGTGCTGAGCGACTACGCTCGCCCTGAGCGTCGTTGCGAGCTATGGCCGGCTGCCTCTGCTGTGCTCAGCCTTTTGGGTGCGCTGCTTACCTCACTTGTCATAACGCTGGAGCTCTTCGCTCCGCAGGTGGCTTGGCTGTTGGGCGGCGGTTTTGATGCTGAGCTGTTGGCCGTCTTGATCCGCTCGTTGCGCATCCTGGTCCCGGCTGTGTTTTTCCTGGGCATGGCCGGCGGGGTCACGTCCGTCCTCTACGCGCTCCAGCGTTTCACTGCGCCTGCCTTCAGCGGAGTAATGTTCAACCTGGGGATTGTGGTCGCCGTATTGGTGCTAGCCGGACGGCTAGATGTGTACAGCATCTCAACAGGGGTTTTGCTGGGCTCCCTGGGACAGCTCGCCATTCAGATTCCTGCGCTGCGGGGCGCGCAGCTGCGTTTCGTTCTGGGCTGGCAGCACCCGGCCGTACAGCGCGTCGTTCGGCTATACTTGCCCATCGCGCTGGGCATGGTGATCAGCCAGATTCAGGTCACGATCGACGGGAATTTGGCCTCGCGTACCGGGCCACAAAGCGTGGCTTGGATGCAGAACGCGACCACTCTGATTCAGTTTCCTCACGGGCTGGTAGCTGTGGCGATCTCGCTGGCCTCGCTGCCGTCATTGTCGCAGTTGGCGGCGGCCGCCAACTGGGGAGATTATCGGCGAACGTTAGGACGAGCGTTGCGGTTGCTTGTGTACTTGATCGTGCCGGCGGCGGTCGGGCTGTGGGTGTTAGCAACTCCGATTGTGCGGTTGATCTTTGAGCATGGCGCCTTTCAGCCCGCAGATACGGCAGCGGTGGTGGCTGCGCTGCGACTTTACCTGCTGGGTCTGATCTTCGCCGCGGTGGATTGGCCTCTGAATTATGCGTTCTACGCACGTCAAGACACGCTGACGCCGGCGGTCGTCGGCGTGGTTTCGGTAGGAGTGTACCTAGCCGTAGCGCTAGCGTTGTTGCAACCGATGGGATATCTAGGCCTAGTGCTGGCCGACTCCGCTAAGCATTTCGCCCATGCGCTAACGATGGGCGTCTTGCTCCGTCGTCAGGTAGGAGGGCTGGATGGAGAAGGCCTTGGGAGGACGGCCTTCCGTTCGGCGATAGCAGCCGTACTGATGGGGCTTATGGCATGGCAGGTATCCCTGAGGTTAGGGGCATGGTTGCCCGTCGGGACCCTGGTGGGAGAGCTGGCCGTGGTGGTGATCACGGCTGGGCTGGCGGTGGGCGTGTACGGGCTGGTCACCACGGCTTTGCGTATGGAGGAGGCGCAGTTGGTGTGGGGAGAGATAACTGATCAGTTGACCAAAGCCTTTCGCTTGGGGACCGGCGGCGATCAATGA
- a CDS encoding ferritin translates to MLSKTIQDAMNEQIKNEFYSAYLYLSMAAYYESINLRGFAHWMRVQAQEETEHAMKFYDFIYDRGGRVVLKAIDQPPVEFRSPLHAFEEALAHEQKVTGMIHNIYTLAVQEKDYASQSFLKWFVDEQVEEERSAAQIVETLKMIGDHPGALILLDRELGQRQ, encoded by the coding sequence ATGCTTAGCAAGACCATCCAAGATGCAATGAACGAACAGATCAAGAACGAATTTTACTCGGCATACCTGTATCTCTCGATGGCGGCTTATTACGAGTCGATCAACCTCCGAGGGTTTGCCCATTGGATGCGGGTGCAGGCCCAGGAGGAGACAGAGCATGCCATGAAATTCTATGATTTCATCTATGATCGCGGTGGGCGCGTCGTCTTGAAGGCGATTGACCAGCCGCCGGTCGAGTTTCGGTCGCCGTTGCACGCCTTCGAGGAAGCTCTTGCCCACGAACAGAAGGTGACGGGGATGATCCATAACATATATACGCTAGCAGTTCAGGAGAAGGACTATGCCAGTCAGAGCTTTCTGAAATGGTTTGTGGATGAGCAAGTGGAAGAGGAACGCAGCGCGGCCCAGATCGTCGAGACATTGAAGATGATCGGGGATCACCCGGGAGCACTCATTCTATTGGATCGGGAGCTAGGACAGCGTCAGTAG
- the cbiB gene encoding adenosylcobinamide-phosphate synthase CbiB, whose product MSICKWNLSAINPIGVPFLAYLLDRILGDPSNRWHPVAWQGRFLAWAEQRAPIVGEDHPPLHALQRANLRRFAWGAGALAVGMALSAGVAWSVAHLAQRLPWLFHLLVKAGLLKLALASRGLDRAAAEVEAALRRNDLLEARRLLSWHLVSRDTSDLSAEEVAGAAIESVAENLTDAFVAPLCAYLMGGLPGVWAYRFVQTADSMWGYHDPEHEWLGKPAARLDDTLNWLPARLAAGLLTAATWLIEGRAAAASAWHTRRSQAHNTASPNAGQTMATMAGALRVTLTKRGHYTLAGGDAAITPETLAAGRRLVRMAAGLATVGVTIAMAVKRLTHDRQR is encoded by the coding sequence ATGAGCATCTGTAAGTGGAATCTTTCGGCAATAAATCCCATCGGCGTGCCTTTCCTGGCCTACCTCCTCGATCGCATTTTGGGTGATCCCTCGAACCGCTGGCATCCAGTTGCGTGGCAGGGGCGATTTCTGGCATGGGCGGAGCAACGCGCGCCTATAGTGGGGGAAGACCATCCACCCTTACATGCCCTACAACGGGCTAACTTGCGTCGGTTCGCATGGGGCGCGGGAGCGCTAGCGGTTGGCATGGCCTTAAGCGCAGGCGTGGCGTGGAGCGTAGCGCATTTGGCACAGCGTCTGCCGTGGCTGTTTCATCTACTCGTTAAGGCTGGGCTGCTCAAACTAGCACTGGCGAGCCGAGGGCTGGACCGCGCCGCGGCCGAAGTGGAGGCCGCGCTGCGCCGTAATGACCTGCTCGAGGCGCGACGGCTGCTCAGCTGGCACCTGGTCAGCCGAGACACATCTGACCTGAGCGCGGAGGAGGTGGCCGGTGCAGCCATCGAGTCGGTGGCCGAGAACTTAACTGACGCGTTCGTTGCGCCTCTCTGCGCCTATCTCATGGGCGGGTTGCCGGGGGTCTGGGCTTATCGCTTCGTACAGACGGCTGACAGCATGTGGGGGTACCACGATCCAGAGCATGAGTGGTTAGGCAAGCCAGCGGCACGTCTGGATGACACGCTCAACTGGCTGCCGGCGCGCTTAGCTGCCGGGCTCTTAACAGCAGCCACATGGCTGATCGAGGGCCGGGCAGCTGCGGCCAGCGCCTGGCACACCCGCCGTTCCCAGGCTCATAACACCGCCAGCCCTAACGCCGGCCAGACTATGGCGACGATGGCCGGCGCACTAAGGGTCACTCTGACCAAGCGCGGACATTATACGCTGGCCGGCGGTGACGCAGCGATTACACCCGAGACACTGGCGGCCGGCCGGCGGCTTGTGCGCATGGCGGCCGGCCTAGCCACAGTTGGAGTGACGATCGCAATGGCGGTGAAGAGGTTGACTCATGACCGACAGCGATGA
- the cobA gene encoding uroporphyrinogen-III C-methyltransferase: MKGKVYLVGAGPGDPGLITVRGITCLRRADVVVYDRLVPSELLNYAPDHAERIYAGKAAGSHTLKQEEINQLLIARARAGQCVVRLKGGDPFVFGRGGEEALALVEAGISFEVVPGVSSIVAVPAYAGIPLTHRGIASSLVVRTGHVANVTHSIAHASTIIYLMGSKNLADIVAELLAEGRAVDTPAALIQWGTTPRQRTVTGDLGTIVELGRDIEPPVLLVVGPVVRLRQYLNWFEQRPLRGKRIVITRAREQASTLAALLAEEGAELIEFPTVTIRPLADTTALDRALLQPYDWIVFTSAHAVSAVWSRLWALGRDARAFGNARLCAIGPATAAALAKCGLCADLVPTEYMAKAIMTGLGPVAGQRILLPRSDLARPALAEGLRRQGAQVTEVIAYHTVITRRDDPRGCEIVAMLAAGQIDVLMFTSSSTVRGFMAALGLAVGDPPPFGAWPCVACTDPITAQTARELGIPVHITADTYTAAELVSTLISYFQGSR; the protein is encoded by the coding sequence ATGAAAGGGAAGGTCTATCTGGTTGGTGCCGGACCAGGCGACCCTGGCTTGATCACCGTGCGAGGCATAACCTGTTTGCGCCGAGCTGACGTTGTGGTATATGATCGCCTGGTGCCATCTGAACTTCTGAATTATGCTCCTGACCACGCCGAGCGCATCTACGCTGGGAAGGCGGCAGGCAGCCACACCTTAAAACAAGAAGAGATCAACCAATTGTTGATCGCCAGGGCGCGTGCGGGCCAATGTGTGGTGCGCCTCAAGGGCGGCGATCCTTTTGTATTCGGACGAGGGGGCGAGGAGGCTTTGGCACTGGTTGAGGCCGGCATCTCCTTCGAAGTCGTACCGGGCGTTTCGAGCATTGTCGCCGTGCCAGCTTATGCAGGGATCCCGTTGACGCACCGTGGCATAGCCTCATCGCTCGTCGTACGCACGGGGCATGTGGCTAACGTAACCCACTCTATAGCGCACGCCAGCACAATTATCTATCTGATGGGGAGCAAGAATCTGGCGGATATCGTTGCGGAGTTACTAGCAGAGGGACGCGCTGTTGATACACCTGCTGCGCTGATCCAATGGGGTACGACCCCACGACAGCGAACAGTGACAGGCGACCTGGGCACGATCGTTGAATTGGGACGGGATATAGAGCCACCTGTGCTGTTGGTGGTCGGACCAGTCGTGAGGTTGCGGCAATACCTCAACTGGTTCGAACAACGTCCGCTGAGGGGAAAACGGATCGTTATCACGCGCGCCCGCGAGCAAGCCAGCACGCTGGCTGCGCTCTTGGCAGAGGAGGGCGCAGAGCTGATCGAATTTCCCACGGTCACCATTCGACCCCTGGCCGATACAACCGCGCTGGATCGCGCGCTGCTACAACCTTATGACTGGATCGTCTTCACTAGCGCTCATGCCGTGAGCGCAGTATGGTCGCGGCTGTGGGCTTTAGGGCGTGATGCGCGCGCTTTTGGCAACGCTCGGCTGTGTGCCATCGGCCCAGCGACAGCGGCTGCGCTGGCCAAGTGCGGCCTGTGCGCTGACCTCGTCCCGACAGAGTATATGGCTAAAGCGATCATGACTGGCCTTGGTCCGGTCGCCGGCCAGCGCATCCTGTTACCGCGCAGTGATCTGGCGCGGCCAGCCCTCGCCGAGGGATTGCGCCGTCAAGGTGCCCAAGTAACTGAGGTTATCGCTTATCATACCGTGATCACTAGGCGCGACGACCCGAGAGGATGCGAAATCGTAGCGATGCTGGCAGCCGGCCAGATCGATGTGCTGATGTTCACCAGCTCCTCGACCGTTCGTGGCTTCATGGCCGCATTAGGGTTAGCCGTGGGCGATCCACCGCCATTCGGCGCCTGGCCATGCGTCGCTTGCACCGACCCAATCACAGCACAAACCGCGCGTGAGTTAGGGATACCGGTCCATATTACAGCTGACACTTATACCGCAGCCGAGCTGGTCTCCACCCTGATTTCGTACTTTCAAGGAAGCAGATGA
- a CDS encoding bifunctional precorrin-2 dehydrogenase/sirohydrochlorin ferrochelatase, translating to MAHYPIVLTGSIVAVVIGGGQVAERKVQGLLQAGAEVKVISPCLTPALARLAQDGRIQAELRNYLPGDLVDAHLAIAATNDAAVNAAVAEEAHWRGCLINVVDDPQLSNFHVPAVIRRGKVTIGISTAGASPALARYLRRLLESLIGPEYGQLAEIFAELRPQWRARERYENTPCPGWEQLIDTALSLLRTGQLQEARTLVLEFIRQAPQEG from the coding sequence ATGGCCCATTATCCCATTGTATTGACCGGTTCCATCGTGGCCGTGGTGATCGGTGGTGGACAGGTCGCCGAGCGTAAGGTCCAAGGCCTTTTGCAAGCAGGTGCTGAGGTCAAGGTGATCAGTCCATGCCTAACCCCTGCATTGGCGCGCCTAGCTCAGGACGGTCGCATCCAAGCAGAACTGCGGAATTACTTACCTGGCGACCTAGTAGACGCGCACCTGGCCATCGCTGCTACGAATGATGCCGCAGTAAATGCCGCAGTCGCAGAGGAGGCTCACTGGCGAGGCTGCCTAATCAATGTCGTAGACGATCCTCAGCTCTCCAACTTTCATGTCCCCGCCGTCATCCGTCGCGGAAAAGTGACCATAGGCATCAGCACGGCCGGAGCGAGCCCCGCCCTAGCCCGTTATCTGCGCCGTTTGCTTGAATCGCTGATCGGCCCTGAATATGGACAACTCGCCGAGATATTCGCTGAGCTAAGGCCACAATGGCGCGCGCGGGAGCGCTACGAAAACACACCCTGCCCGGGATGGGAGCAATTGATCGACACAGCCCTTTCACTGCTGAGAACGGGCCAGCTCCAGGAAGCACGTACTCTCGTTCTGGAGTTCATTCGTCAGGCACCTCAGGAAGGATAG
- a CDS encoding ABC transporter ATP-binding protein → MNDTIMVAEDLTIGYRHPRGRDYVVARSLSLFLKMGELVCLIGPNGAGKSTLLRTLAGMQPPLAGRVLIDGHDIRALRPRELARRIGMVLTDHVNPGILSSYALVALGRNPYTDWMGRLTAHDEEVVRWALRAVGASALASRNVGELSDGERQKVMIARALAQEPAILILDEPTAFLDLPRRVEVMRILRNLARAMGRAVLLSTHDLDLALRSADRIWLMRPGGTIEIGAPEDLVLNGAFETAFCDEGLEFDRTTGAFKVYSDQKHEISVWGEGITLLWTKRALERAGFRVHEGSSQRPFQVRVYVNGSKPTWVTRILSHEREHNSLYEVVSFLSRANLSEFSN, encoded by the coding sequence ATGAACGACACCATCATGGTAGCAGAAGACCTGACAATTGGATACAGGCATCCACGAGGCCGCGATTATGTAGTAGCCAGGTCTCTCTCATTGTTTTTAAAGATGGGTGAGTTGGTGTGCCTAATCGGTCCCAACGGCGCGGGCAAGTCCACGTTGCTGCGCACCCTCGCTGGCATGCAGCCGCCGCTCGCTGGCCGTGTTCTGATCGATGGGCACGACATTCGTGCGCTCCGGCCGCGTGAACTGGCCCGACGGATCGGCATGGTGCTGACAGACCATGTAAACCCAGGCATCCTGTCTTCCTACGCGCTGGTGGCATTAGGCCGCAATCCCTACACCGATTGGATGGGAAGGTTGACAGCGCACGATGAAGAAGTAGTCCGATGGGCTCTTCGTGCGGTAGGTGCAAGTGCACTCGCGTCACGGAACGTAGGCGAGCTGAGCGATGGAGAAAGGCAGAAAGTAATGATCGCTCGCGCTCTGGCTCAGGAGCCCGCGATCCTGATCCTGGATGAGCCGACGGCCTTTCTAGATTTGCCTCGGCGCGTTGAGGTCATGCGCATCCTACGTAATCTGGCGCGCGCTATGGGCCGCGCTGTATTGCTATCCACCCATGATCTCGACCTGGCGCTGCGCAGCGCTGATCGGATCTGGCTCATGAGGCCAGGCGGCACCATTGAGATCGGCGCGCCGGAAGATCTCGTGCTGAATGGCGCCTTCGAAACAGCCTTCTGCGACGAAGGCTTGGAGTTTGACCGGACGACAGGCGCCTTCAAGGTTTATAGTGACCAGAAGCATGAAATAAGCGTATGGGGAGAGGGCATTACATTGTTATGGACAAAACGAGCATTGGAAAGAGCAGGCTTCCGCGTGCACGAAGGCAGCAGCCAACGGCCCTTTCAAGTTCGCGTCTATGTTAACGGCAGCAAACCAACCTGGGTCACTAGGATCTTAAGTCACGAGCGGGAGCATAACAGTTTATACGAGGTGGTTTCATTCTTGAGTCGCGCTAACCTTTCGGAGTTTTCAAATTAG
- a CDS encoding iron ABC transporter permease, protein MPSSLPEPVLLPDRRAATRPATTSQEAWPRLGLQPLVLIGLTLLLLSLFFLSLVLGSVSIPLSEVLTILVGGEPTKATWATIVLKFRLPKALTATLAGSALAVSGLQMQTLFRNPLADPFVLGISAGASVGVALVVLAGGPTSSSAPLLAGLGLLGDVSVVVGASLGSALVLLLVMLVARRTNTMTLLILGLMFGYVTSAIVSVLIYFSIAERIQAYIAWTFGSFGGVTWSQMRVLAPAVLIGLVLAGVQVKSLNALLLGDDYAQSMGLNVRRARLGIILSAAILAGAITAYCGPIGFLGVAVPHMCRSLFNTSDHRMIIPASIFVGGSTALVADLVAQMPGRQTILPLNAVTALIGAPFVIWIILRQKNLRSAFAV, encoded by the coding sequence ATGCCATCGAGCTTGCCTGAACCGGTCTTACTCCCTGATCGCCGGGCTGCTACCAGGCCTGCGACAACCTCTCAGGAGGCTTGGCCCCGGCTGGGACTGCAGCCGTTGGTCCTAATCGGCCTAACGCTGTTGCTGCTTAGCCTGTTCTTCCTCAGCCTGGTTCTAGGCTCAGTGAGCATTCCACTGAGTGAAGTCCTTACCATCCTGGTAGGCGGCGAGCCGACTAAAGCGACGTGGGCGACCATTGTGCTGAAATTCCGGCTGCCCAAGGCCCTGACGGCCACGCTGGCCGGTTCAGCATTGGCGGTCAGCGGCCTGCAAATGCAGACCCTCTTCCGCAATCCGTTGGCCGATCCCTTTGTGTTGGGAATCAGCGCTGGCGCCAGCGTAGGGGTCGCCCTGGTGGTGCTGGCCGGCGGGCCCACAAGTAGCAGTGCCCCGTTACTGGCTGGATTGGGGTTACTCGGAGATGTCAGCGTAGTGGTAGGCGCTAGCCTAGGCTCAGCCCTAGTCCTCTTGCTCGTCATGCTGGTAGCCAGGCGGACGAACACCATGACGCTGTTGATCCTGGGATTGATGTTCGGCTATGTCACGAGTGCCATCGTCAGCGTGCTGATCTACTTCAGCATCGCCGAGCGCATCCAGGCCTATATCGCCTGGACCTTCGGCAGCTTCGGTGGTGTGACCTGGAGTCAGATGCGCGTGCTGGCGCCAGCGGTGCTTATCGGCCTTGTGCTTGCGGGCGTTCAGGTCAAATCGCTCAACGCACTTCTGCTGGGCGATGACTACGCCCAGAGCATGGGCTTGAACGTGCGACGTGCGCGCTTGGGCATCATCCTCAGCGCGGCCATCCTAGCAGGGGCGATCACCGCCTATTGTGGCCCCATTGGTTTCTTGGGGGTTGCCGTACCTCACATGTGCCGCAGCTTGTTCAACACATCCGATCACCGGATGATCATTCCTGCCTCCATCTTCGTGGGTGGTAGCACTGCGTTAGTGGCGGACCTAGTGGCTCAGATGCCCGGCCGCCAGACGATCTTGCCTCTAAACGCCGTTACTGCCCTAATCGGAGCGCCATTCGTGATCTGGATCATCCTAAGGCAAAAGAACTTAAGATCGGCTTTTGCAGTATGA
- a CDS encoding ABC transporter substrate-binding protein — MKTRELTAWLLLAVLVLLVACAAPLAPVQEAVAPTATQVLVATPQPTATPIATPQVLTANITEGGVESFDERVDYFPEKVVLKYSEGWEVEYHNNYKVIRVLNPWRDATETFVYVLVQRGTPKPDGYEGAYFIEVPIETIITMSTTYLPHLDILGVLDRLIGIDGIKYVNNETVRKMFAEGRLVEIGSGAEVNVEAVLDLGPDVVMTYAVGSPDYDAHPKLVEAGITTVLNAEYMETSPLGRAEWIKFTAMFFNLEGKANAAFEEIAQQYEEMAAKAREVTERPTVFCGTPYQNVWYMPGGRSYVARLLADAGADYLWSDDESTGSIPLDFETVFARAVDADYWINTGQWKSIDEALAADERFADFAALKNQKMYNNNARLNEAGGNDYWESGVVKPHLVLADLIKIFHPELVPGHEFIYYRKLDPPTKK, encoded by the coding sequence ATGAAGACGCGTGAATTGACGGCATGGCTGCTTCTGGCGGTTCTGGTTCTGCTTGTCGCATGTGCCGCCCCGCTGGCCCCTGTTCAGGAGGCTGTTGCGCCAACCGCAACGCAGGTGCTAGTAGCGACACCTCAGCCCACGGCAACGCCTATTGCAACCCCTCAGGTGCTCACAGCCAACATTACCGAGGGAGGGGTTGAGAGCTTTGATGAGCGGGTAGACTATTTCCCGGAGAAGGTTGTCCTCAAATACTCGGAGGGTTGGGAGGTCGAGTACCACAATAACTATAAGGTTATTCGGGTGCTGAACCCCTGGCGCGACGCCACGGAGACGTTCGTATACGTCCTGGTTCAGCGCGGCACGCCCAAACCCGACGGCTACGAGGGCGCGTATTTCATCGAGGTGCCCATCGAGACCATCATCACCATGTCCACAACCTATCTGCCCCATCTGGACATCCTTGGAGTGTTAGACCGCTTGATCGGTATCGACGGGATCAAATACGTCAACAACGAGACAGTACGCAAGATGTTTGCGGAGGGGAGACTCGTCGAGATTGGAAGTGGCGCTGAAGTCAACGTCGAAGCGGTGCTCGATCTTGGCCCAGATGTGGTGATGACATATGCCGTGGGCAGCCCCGATTATGATGCCCATCCCAAGCTCGTTGAGGCAGGCATCACTACAGTCCTAAATGCCGAATACATGGAGACATCCCCGCTTGGACGAGCCGAGTGGATCAAGTTTACCGCCATGTTCTTTAACCTCGAGGGTAAAGCCAATGCCGCCTTTGAGGAGATAGCGCAGCAATACGAAGAAATGGCGGCTAAGGCAAGAGAGGTGACCGAGAGACCCACCGTATTCTGTGGCACACCCTACCAGAATGTCTGGTACATGCCGGGCGGCAGAAGCTACGTGGCCCGGTTGCTGGCCGACGCTGGGGCTGACTACTTGTGGTCCGACGATGAATCTACCGGCTCCATCCCTCTTGATTTCGAGACCGTGTTCGCGCGTGCTGTGGATGCCGATTACTGGATCAACACAGGGCAATGGAAGAGCATTGATGAGGCCTTGGCCGCCGATGAGCGGTTCGCTGATTTTGCAGCACTCAAGAACCAGAAGATGTATAACAACAACGCCCGGCTGAACGAGGCTGGTGGCAATGACTACTGGGAAAGTGGTGTAGTGAAACCGCATCTGGTGTTGGCAGATTTAATCAAGATCTTCCACCCCGAGTTGGTCCCGGGCCACGAGTTCATCTACTATCGCAAGTTAGATCCGCCGACGAAGAAATAG